ttttcttctgggAAATTCAAAGAAAAGGGGGTtagattattaaaaaattatttaatttttcttttaaactCTTTTATACTTTTTTTTATAAAGACTTCCATAAGATGTGGGACTTATcattttatatttgataaatattaataatttctcTCTAATCTCAAATTACAATTCACGATATTAGCCTTGCGAGATGTATCTCTCTTTATCTTAATATATATGTTTTACAATTTAAAAGTATTCTTACTcaaataacaaataatttatttatataatatttctcAACTCAACTCACCAGCTGGAACCAAACCATTATCAAAATAGACGCAAACAATTCAAATTCACTGTAAGATTAGGTTCAGTGACAAAGGTAAGAGGGTTTGGCAATGGCCTTGACTctcttaaaatgatttttttttcacttagactctttataatttaaaaaattttaaattagtaatgataaattacattttaactttaaaaatgataaaaaaattaatttaatcatttaaaattataaaggtataaactattaaaatctaaaattttcttttttcatttgaagtattaaataaaacccaaaattttcTATAGGTGGTTACGAATTACAAGTTCCGGATTATATAGTTTCCTTTATTTTCCAAAAGAAATCATTTAATCATAAAATGAAGGGAAAAAAAAGCTCACGTGATAATGTTATCCACATCACCTCTAAAAAAATGTGCCAAAATTCAGCCACgtgagaataaaataaaaaacaagtcACATCtttaaaaatatcatataaatgTGGTATGGAGTCGATAATTTAAATACATCCCATGCAAATATAAAACAAGTAATAGTTGATTAAGCAttaacttgattgatatgaatattattgttaatataagaAGATATGAGTTTAAATGTGCTAAAACGTattatgcttttattaatttatagaTTAAGGAGTGACTATAAGTAATTCTAAACATTATATTACAAATAACAAATATAATTACAATCTATCACGAAattcttaaaaaataataataaaacaactaATATTGTAAAAGCTAACGCTAAGCTTTtggcttaaaatttaaaattccatGATAATAAAGAGCTAAAATTCCCTCCTATCACCAAATAAAAATCAAAGCCTAAGGTAAGTTCTCCATTGCAAATGAGATAATCCTTTGAATATTCAAGTTCTGACTCTCAGTTATATacaattatatgtatatttttattattatgtaaGTTTTATTTCGATCAATAATTTTAGATAAGTATAATTGCTTAATTTTAGATTTTTGTTTCAATTCTTATTTTGTTTGCATTTTATAGTTAGTAGTTATATTttagataaaattaaattaattagactATTAATTTTAGTTCGATCGATTCAATCtcttaatttcattttaattaaatgaattattaaaaaatttaagaataaaaataaaaatattcaaccAATTCATTCCTTTATATTTTAAAAGAGTTGTTATATACCAATCAATTTTTGATTCAATGAATCTAATTTGGCCAGTACTTCAAATGTATTcggaaactttaaaaaaattcctCCACACCGAATCACGTCAATCAAACGTTGACCATCATCACTACCGTCCATTTATAAATGTTTTAATTGTGCGGCGCGAATCAGCATATCACCTAAAAGAATATGCCACGTGTCTATTACTTGTATACGAACCCTGGTTACGTTATCATTCTCTCTCCTTACTTAACCCTAGTCGAACCTATATATACTTCCGCATTTTCTTCCTTTGCTGTACCCAACTCAACCCCgcgaaaaaattttattttttttccaaaggTCTTATAAAAAAACCAaaagaaaattaatttatattttaaaagaaaaaaaaaaaaaagaggaagagGAAGAGAAAAACCCACCCAAACAATTCCAAAAAATAGAGTCTTTTCATGAACCATGATTTGGTTTTGTTTCGATCCATAGAAAATTCGAAATGCGAAAGAAGCGAGCGTTTCATTTTCTGAATCGAGTGATCGAAGGTTAAAGACAAAGAAGCTGAAGGAGAGATTTTTATTCAACtgagagaaacagagaaaacggtaAAAAAAGGAGCAATGGCGGGAGAAGGGAGAAGATTCGAGATTGGTTACGCGTTGTTGCCGAAGAAAGAGAACAGTTTCATTCGAGAATCGTTGGTGAAGCAAGCGAGGTCACGTGGAATCGATCTGGTTAAGATCGATATGGGACGTCCTTTGGCTGATCAAGGACCGTTTGATTGCGTGCTTCACAAGTTGTACGGTGAGGATTGGAGGAGTCAGCTTGAGGATTTCCGTTCTCAAAACCCTAATGCTGTAATCATTGATTCTCCTGCTGCAATCGAACGGCTCCACAATAGGATTTCGATGCTCCAGGTGGTGTCCGAACTCAAGATCGAAAATCAAAGCGAAACCTTTGGGATCCCTAAACAGATCGTGATTTACGATCGGGAAACCTTGTTTGATAACCAAGCTTGGGAATTGCTCAAGTTTCCTGTTATTGCGAAGCCCTTGGTAGCTGATGGGAGTGCCAAATCGCACAAAATGGCTCTCGTTTTTAACCATGAAGGGTTAAACAAGCTTAAACCCCCGATTGTTTTGCAGGAGTTTATTAACCATGGAGGGGTTATTTTCAAGGTTTATGTGGTtggggaatatgtgaaatgtgttaaaaGGAAGTCATTACCAGACGTTTCGCAGGAGAAATTGAATAGTTTACAAGGCTCTCTGTCGTTCTCTCAAGTATCCAATTTGGCTACTCATCAGAAAAGTGATGATAAGTACTATAAGATGATGCATTTGGAGGACACTGAATTGCCACCACAGAGTTTCATGACGGATATTGCTAAGGGTTTGAGAAGGGCAATGAACTTGAACTTGTTTAATTTTGACGTGATAAGAGATACCCGATTCGGAAATCGTTATCTCATTATCGACATCAACTATTTTCCGGGTTATGCAAAAATGCCAGGATATGAAACAGTTTTGACTGATTTCTTTTGTGATATGGTCTATAGTAAGGAAAGACAAGTGGTAGTGGAGAAGGATTCAGTTGAGGAGTATCTCCAGGAGGCGGTGGTAGGGAATGATGGAAGGCTGGTTCTTAGTTGTGAGAAAGAAATAAGGAAAATTGTGCCCAATTCTTGCTGTAGCGATGGGGAAGAAATGGAGAACTCTATCCAAGTTTGACACAGCTTTTAGGCTACTTGACTATGATAAAGGCATAGCTCAGTCCGTTTTCAGAGGGTTGCTGCAATTGTACAAGAAATGGGATCCTAGTGGTTCGTGGAGGCAAAGCCAATTTCACATCTTCCATTTTTTAGACATCAGTTTGATACAATGTTGAAAAAGCTAGGTTGGGAACTTTTGAGTTTAGTTGTAGCTTCTTGACAACAGTTACATGGTATGAAGTGTTAATCATGTATATTCTGTCCACCAACTTCTGGAGATAGGTACTTTTCGAAAACTCTTTGACGTTTTAGGGAACTTAAGTTGTACTTTGAggcttttaagttttttttttctcagtAATCGTTATAGATTTGAACTTTGGCAAATAGTTTCATTTTAATCTTCTTGTTTTTTACCAATgataatttcatttcaattttcctttactttttacTTGCATTGCGTAAATTATTTGCTCCTTTACATGTTTGATTGATCTTAGGTTTGAAGAATTGATTGCTACGACTCCATTAGGTTTTTCTTCTTTGAAGTATCAATTTGGTAGTCCGTTACGGTGTGATCTGAATCTTTGCCTAAAATGATTATAAGAAAAGCAATGCAACTGCAGTCCCCTATTAGCTTTTGTAAACTTGCTGTATAATTTGGCACACTCTGAAGCTTAGCTTCAAGATATAGTTCATATTCACTTCTATGGTTTGTGAATAATAGGTATGTTGAATATCGGGTATGATTCGTTAGAAACATTATCTATTTTGAACAGGGTATCCTTTTTTTCCCTTAAAGATTAATTTTGGTAAGGAAAACTTTTTAGATTTGCATGCCAAGTGAATTATTTATTTCCACTTATTGGATTAATTGCAGATAACCGTTAATGTTTGATGAGAATTTTAGAATGGAGGAAAGGTTTTGATTTACTTTAGGGTTTACTAACATGGGATTAGGGTTATCTTTGTTGCATGGCCTGATATCTGGAAAGGATTTGGGGAACATGAAATCTGTTGACACGTAAACCTTATGCAAAATCATGCTGGTTTTACATAACTGTGTTTTCGTTTGTCCTGTTTCCGCATCCTGTTTTTATGGCATTTATGGCGTTTGTTATGACTGCCAACAGTTTCTACTGCTGTCAAAAATGACAAACCCTGTATTTTTTTTTGGATCTGAATGCCTCTTTTAGCAGTTTATGTTTCCACCATAATTGGTCATGGTGAAAGCTTTTATAATCATACTTTCAGCAAGCTGGTTCCAGCAAAAAAGTTTTGGCTAGGGATATATGAACACTTGTTTTCGTAACGTGGATGTTTGAAGTGTAACCTTATATAGAAATGCTCATGCTTTGTGTATCTCTACTAGTGTTCTCAAATCCCACATTTGTACGGCTGCCGATTGCAACAACTGTGATGTTTTCCATCTTCAGCCCTTTTCCATTGTTTGGATTCCTCATAATATTATTGTTTTTCACTGTGATGCTTTATAATGCTAATGCTTGCATGTTAGTATGTATGTATGTTCAGTGACACAATGGTCTAGTTTGTTGTCTTTCTGAATTCTAAGTGCCAAATTCTAGGTTTATTGTCTTTCCGGATTTGTCGCCACTGCCGAGTCTTACAATCAAAGGGAACTTTTTAAATGGTTTTGCTTTGATGAATCCACAATATTTGCTTCTTGGACATTGAAATAGAGCATTGTTCCAATGAAGTTGTGTTTTAGCTGATgtgtaattttttttcttttctgctgTAATTGATGTGAATTTGGATTGTTTGTGTTCTGTTGAGGCCTTTACAGGAAAAAGAACATATATTTTTAGCTGTTAAAATCAAGTCTTTGCCTACTAGggttaatttctttaaaaaaattatattctaaaaataatgcCATTATCAGAACAGGCAAAAAAATAcctgaaaaaaattatattaataaactaGCAGAAAGCAGGGTAACCGAGAACAAAGGagatggaaaagagagaaaacatAAGGGATAAATTTGTAAACTCACAATAGAAGCTACAACAAGCACGATCTAAAAGGCATCTTTGACAAAATTATCTCCATTTATTCGACATTACATATAAGAAACGACCAGAAATTCAATCTTTTCATgctctttgtttttgtttttgtttttttttttactaaaaaacTCTACCATTTGATAACTGCAATGTACAGTTTGATATGAAAACCATGTAGGATGATCGAAAGACCGGAGCTGGTCACTCTCTGTTGATAATTAGTCCACCGCAAGAAGCTGGGGTGGGAGCGGTCTTTGCAGCCTGTTCAGAAGCATTGGCTAAAGCCTGCAACATTCTCAAAATCTCGCTTCGGTCTTCCACGTAGTATTTGGCCTTGCTCGGTTTCTGGCCGACAGTGCAAGCAAACACCTCGGCAACTGGGGAGAGACGGGGACTGGTCTTTGCATGCATGATCACCTCGAACATGTCCTCGTCTGACCGGTCGTCTCCGATACAAAGAACGAAATCCGGAAGCTTTCCTTTTTGTCTCATTGTCGTGAGAAGATGTTCAGCGACGAGACCCTTGTTCACACCCTGCGAAATTAACAGCACGAAGCAATTACAAGTTGAATAATACTGACCTGATCAGTTACGTTGTAAGAATAATTGAGATTGGTATGCCTTTGTGTATTTACTAACCTGAGGTTTAACTTCTACAACATGCTGGCCACTCTTAACTGAAACCGGCTCGTTAGCGAGAACGCTTTCGAGGTGATCTAAAAGCTCCTTAGCCTGGCAAAATCCAAAATCAGGATCGGCATACAGGTAATTCCACACAAGCGCACTCTCTTTCGTCTCAATGGTAGAACCATCTGTTGTTTCAGTGTATAACTTCATCACCGGCTCGGCAATCTGCTTCCAATCAAAGTCAGGCAGCGAGACACATGTTTCCCAATCTGAATCATGGTTCGGCCTGGGGAAAAACAACAAATAGTAAAAGGATAAGTTAATAACAATTATAGTTTGCAAAGAATCGGACTAATAATTAAGACTAGCTATGTTATAGTTTGCAAAACCTAAAATAAGCCGAGCGTGTTGGCAACAAGAATGAACCAAATCTATTTTCTACATTAGCAGTGGCAAATCAAAGAATGAATGACGAGATCAAAGAAGCACACCTGATAAAATAACCGTTCTCTGCTGCAAGTCCGAGCTTTTTGCAACAGGAAAACCATTCGGTTAGAATCTTTCTATCTTTTCCACTAACAAGGAAAACAAGGTTCTTGGGATCTTGGCACAGATTGTTCAAGATTCCGACAGCCTCTATATTGGGAGTAGTATTTAATGAGCCGGTCGGCATCAAGGTGCCATCGTAATCCAAAAGAATTGCTCGGTTCTTGGTTCTCCTGTAAGCTGAAACAATATGCTCAACAGAAAGCTTCCTAAAATTCGGATCCAAAGCTATTACTCGGAACCCTAAACCAAAACCGATTCCCCAGCACCTCCGCCTCAAATGATCCCCACATGCCCTCTCGAGATCCTGCAAAAAGCTGCGTGCCCAATATGGCACATCATGCGTACTCACATATCTATAGTGCTTTTCGTGCCGCAGTTGCTTTTCAGCCTCGGAGACAATTAGTGCAGAATCCATAGCTTCAGCCACAGCATCAATATTCCACGGATTTACTCGGATTGCCCCACTCAGAGATGGTGAGCATCCAATAAACTCAGACACAACCAACATGCTCTTTTTTGGTGCCGATGGATCGAGCCCTAGGGTCTCGTCTAGCTTTTCGTTTCCTTGTCGGCATATAATATACTCATACGGTATAAGATTCATCCCATCCCTCACTGCTGTAACCAGACAACACTCAGCAATAACGTAATAAGCAATTCGCTCGTAAAGCTGGAGTGGGGTATCGATCAAAACAACCGGATCATATCCTGGTCTTCCAAACCTATTATTAATCCTCTTCACCGTGGCATAAGTTTCGGACTGGACCTCTTGTACATCTCTTCCTCGGCCTCTCGCGGGATTTGCGATTTGAACCAATACGACTTCACCTCTATTCTCGGGATGTTGCATAAGCAATTGCTCCATGGCCAAAAGCTTCAAGCTGATCCCCTTAAAAATGTCCATGTCATCAACTCCAAGCATAACGGTTTGACCCCTAAATTGAGCCCGCAACTCAGCCACCTTAGCTGCAGTCTCCGGAAGGTTCAGCACGGATTGGAGTTGTCCTATATGAATCCCGACCGGAAGTATTTTAATGCTGACCGTGCGACCATAATATTCAAGCCCTATGTAACCACGCTTTGATTGATAAGAAAGACCAAGCATTCTGCCACAACATGAGAGGAAGTGCCTAGCGTAATCAAAAGTATGAAACCCGATGAGATCGGAGTTGAGTAATGCTCTTAGAATTTCATCTCTCACAGGAAGTGTCCTATATATTTCAGATGACGGGAACGGGCTATGGAGGAAGAATCCGAGTTTCACCCTATTAAACCTCTTCCTCAAAAATGTTGGTAAAACCATCAAATGGTAGTCATGAACCCAAACATAATCATCATCAGGGCTTATCACTTCCATCACTTTATCAGCGAAAATCTTGTTCACCGAAACATAAGCTTGCCACAGGGAACGATCGAATCGACCCCCGAGATCTGGCGATAAAGGGAGCATGTAATGAAATAAAGGCCACAGATGTTGTTTACAGAATCCATGGTAGAATTTGGTAAAAAGCTCGGGAGGTATGAATGCAGGGACACATTTGAAAGTTTCGAGCAATGTTTGGGCGACATCGTCTTGTTCGTTCAGAGCAACTTGTTCTTTCAAACAACCTACATAGATGACTTCTACATCTTCCCCGAGCCCGTCTTTGAGTTGCAAAAGAAGCGAATCTTCGTCCCAACTAAAGCACCAGTCTCCATTGTCTTCGTTTCGATGTGCTCGCAGTGGAAGCTGGTTCCCTACTATAATCATCCGTTCTTGAGAAACAGAAGAAGGAGCCTCAGAGCCAACACTGTTGCAGGTCTCATCGTCAACCTCGGACAATAGCCCGGGGACGGTCGCTACTCGAGGAAACCTCTTTCGCTCCCCACCGAAACTCGGGGAATCACCGGAGGCAAGGTCCAAGAGATTAGAATAAGACCTCGAAACCATGACAGGAAACagcaaataaataaacaaacaaacacCCTTTTTTGCCCTCGATAATTGCAGAACACCACCGACTGTTTGAAAAAATCTTCAAAGAAAAAACATAGTAATAAATACAATCAGAACCAGCAACAGGAACAAAAAGCCATATGAATTCACCCCCGTATATCCTTCAAGTTTCAAATGCCAAAAGTGACAAATGATGCTCAAAACATGAATAGACCAAACAAGTTCCAAATTTAGCAAACTGGATTTTGTCACttctaaaaaaaaagaaaaaaaacaacgaATTTTGCTAGTAGCAACCGACACTAGTTTTGATCTACCCCCCACCCCCAAAAAACAGGGTACCCATTAACAAGCCTTTTGAATTATAGTAACAAATTTAACTCTACATTCTAATTAACCGTGAGCCTACATAAACCAACTAAAAACACATAGCCAAGTTGATAAAAACAGGTActtcaaaaacatttaaaaaaaaaggttctcgatgtgaaaaagaaaaaaaaaattgttgcagTTAAGAAGAAAAGGAGAAAAAGGCTTACCCTTAGAATGATacgagaaaaagaagaagaaagagaacGAAGTGAAATAGGAACAagagctgctgctgctgctgctgttcCTTTCTCTTTGTAACTAAGGCATGAAGTAGTAGCCTAAAggctataaataaataaataaaatggacCCTTTTTGTTTGCTTTTTAGATGATGAGaatttctctcctttttttttgttttttttatgtaTGAACAGTGAAACAATAAAGCAACAAATGAGATGTCTTTGTAGAAATTAAAAGCATATTTGATTCTTTCTTTGTCAATGGCTTGATGAGTGGTGATGGGAGGGTAACAGTGAAACCCAACAATAAAAAAACAGTGAGAGGGGGCTTgttaacttaattaaattaaaccatggttaattacttaattttagtttaaactgAGATTAACTGCTTATAATTGATTCCCGCACCAAAAACTCCTGACAATGATGACAGTGTAAGATATCCTATAGTCAAACGCTCTCCATAGCACGTGTGTTACACGGACCCAATATTCATTTAATAATTATGATCCTCGCCCACTTTTTCTTTTTGGCTAATATATTTAAAAAGCCCTTAAACTATTATACCTTGTTTAAACAAGTCCTTATGTTATTTTTGTAGTTAAATAGGCcccttaatttataatttttacccaTGAAAgccttttattttaatattaaagtaaaaatattttaaattttaaactaatttttattttatactaATGTGAATATGACGAGAATAGTTTAATCACTCTTTTAAATTTTACGCCAATGTTAAAAGTGTATAGAATTTCTATTACATCAACGATAAATTAAGGACCTAAAGTTCAAAATAAATTTACTTTCACATGAAAATCAAGAGCTCTTATAAGATAGGTGtttatttaacttattaaaatagtttaaaactTATTTAGATAAAACGTAGTGGTTTAAggattttttaataaattaaattttttatttataaaatgacCCATATTCTCATACACTTGACCTTCCCCTCTAGAAGGCATAACTAAATCAAAGCATTTAAAGGTAATTATTACATTAGCcactttaaataaataaataagtaatattaGCCCTTTTTTAATGGTAGAGGCTCTAAGCCAACTGCCATGACCACTCTCGTACTATTAGAGGGGCAAATAATGATTAGGATTTTGGAGTAAACACAAACATTGATTAAAGATTTAGTCAATGTCTTAAAAGCAATAGCTATTTGAGTTACGATTTAagtaaatttacaaaatttaataCAAATATTTATCGAGTTAtaatgtaaaattaaattaatataaaatacggTAAATGATGAACTGAAAAAAAAATCAGTATGTGACGCATACCTATTGTGAGGTTAAATACCTATATATAACAATTACAAATGATAGTATTCAAATTTGAATATTTAATGATCTAAAGTTTCTATCTTAACCACCAAATCGAGGCTTCATTGGTAAATGTtgttaataataaattttcataTGTGATAATCTCGTcaaaaattttgttaaataatCATTTTGATTAGAAGAAAACATGAGAcacttatttaaaataaatacttgaacaattttatattttctttcatCTACACTTGTCTCTGGCATGTTAATTCCATAAAACTTGTTTAAAAAAGTAATTACATCAAAATTgaaatataaaatatcaaaataaaaataggatTATGATATGTTATCGTGTGCCCAACGCTACCGAATTTTCCTATTTGAGAAATGATGGGAAGAAGATAAAATAAAGATCAAAGAAAGAAGGTTCTTCAAAAATAAGGGTAAATTTTATTtaaagtcattaaattattagtaaatttatgttttgatcatttaatttaaaaaagttaTTAAATGGTCTCTGAATTATTtgtaagtttttatttaagttaactTACTGTTAAAATCACTGTTTTATGGTTTTCATTGTTCGCACCTCAAATTTTTTCATCAAACATTTTTGAACGTCATGAATCTTTGAATTAAAGTCTAAACAACTTGTTTTTCTAATCTCCAACATTAACCGTCAAATCAACTTAAATCTAAGGTATATTCTTTTATTCGTCGATAGTTACTAATCCACTATATCGATCATTAAATCATTGCATAAATTTACTTGTAagactttaaaaagaaaaagacatAACAATataatgactaaaataaaaaatttcaaataatttcagttatttaacaaaaattttaaacaaatcaACAATCATcttctaattttttaaaattagtgactaaaatataaatttatcgatactTTAATGACATTAACAGTAGTTTacctaaaaataaattaaaaagggtAATGTTTTACAATGATGGgtgttgaattattattattattatttctgaATTGGGAGAGGTAAACAATGGTGGGGTTTGAATGGATTGGGCCATTTGGAGACAGACAAGCAAATCAGCATCGCAATCATTTAAGGTTGGACGGTGATGCTTTCACTCACTCCAATGTCCAAACTTAAAACCTGGTTCGTTCATTtttattacaacattattgtctCACTCACTGTAATAAACGGACAATTTTTTCCGATACATTAAACGGACATTTTCAGAAGttacaaaaatattattttattatatactaTTAAGATATATTATTTAACACAAATTACAATATATATTattcaattatataattttatcacttattttatatattttgtaatacaacaattctcatatatattatattattacacAATTTTTACGATCATTTCGTTAAGTTTTTATGTTGTTACAATATACTTTATCAATTACAGTATTTATTACATTTattgtaatatttttaataaCAACGATTACAATATATATTACCATATTTCAATATTTATTACATATAATAATATTACTTTGTAACACACAATTTTATTATGACCTACGTTTTTTTTTTAATAGCAAAAATTCCTCCTAATAGTTTTAGGATTATTGAAAAGACATTATATCATTATAATTACATGTCTCGTAATATCTTGCGTGATCTGATTACAATATACATTATTCTATTATACAATTTCTTACGTAGGTATTTTATAATCAAATAATTCTCGCATAAAAGTAtcacaaaatttttttattttataactagAATTGCATTTTAACATTCTATttaaaaaatggataaattagctaatGTTTGTTAGATGAGTGAGCAAAACAACGCCCTTGTTAACCGTTAAACGTATGTTTTAGTTGTAATGAACTAAAATTACCCGACCCAAACCACTAAAAAACCAAAACCAATGAAagctcaaaataaaaaaacactACCTAAGCAAATCCCAACAACCCAAAGCCCAGCAAAACAAAAGAAACACAAAAAAAACTGAAAACCCTAGTCCTAAGTGCTTCAGCCGCCGCAACCAGGTCAGCCTCTAGGCGCCGCATGTTGCACACCACTCCTTCACGATGTGCACTACTCCACCACGCTACGTCAGAGGCGTGTCCGCCCACGTACTTGCAAAAAAGGGCTAAATATCTAGTTACCAAACAGTGTAAAATTGGCTATATAAAGCCACAATGTAAGAGGTTTTGGGGGGATTCGAATTTAAGAAAAGGAAGGCAAGAAgagatttaaatatatttttctaaaaaaaaacagCAACAAATATTTGCAGAACAAAAAACCAACAATTGAGCAAAGGTCTTTGAGTTTGTTTTCTTATCTTATCTTTTTTCATTTTCGAAACCTTTTactattattgttttatttttatttacacatattacatataaaaaaaaatacaaaaaaaggcGACGCTGGCGACGGCGACCGGCGGCGAACGACGGTGGTCGACGCTGGAGCCTGGCTGGACTTCAGGCCTGtagagaaaatgagagaagagTTTTGTTTTTTTGAAGAAATGAgagaaaatgattttttttaaagacTTCTGTTATTTATATAAGGCCTTAAACGGCGCTGTTTTGGTGCCAGTGCGCATGGGCCAAAAACGACGCCATTTTACCACAGTCCTTGTGCGCGACCCGACCCGACCAGAGGTTCGCATGTTTTCTAGGGAGGGGCTAATTTCACTTTTAGCCCCTCTGCCTTTTTATGGTTTTCAAATAagtttattttttccttttaatttgacCCCATGGCTTTGTCCCGATTTCAAATTGGTCCCCTTGATGCTGTGCGTCTTGGGAAGAGGGGGAAATTTCCTTTTTAGCTCTTTCCTCTTTACCCGTGTGtttgatttagtccttcttaccttttatttatttcaaattcgcCCCAAAATcctgtttttaattcattttaatcccTGTTTAGCTAATTTTGCTATTTTgttattaaattgattaatttg
This is a stretch of genomic DNA from Gossypium arboreum isolate Shixiya-1 chromosome 11, ASM2569848v2, whole genome shotgun sequence. It encodes these proteins:
- the LOC108463900 gene encoding alpha,alpha-trehalose-phosphate synthase [UDP-forming] 5-like → MVSRSYSNLLDLASGDSPSFGGERKRFPRVATVPGLLSEVDDETCNSVGSEAPSSVSQERMIIVGNQLPLRAHRNEDNGDWCFSWDEDSLLLQLKDGLGEDVEVIYVGCLKEQVALNEQDDVAQTLLETFKCVPAFIPPELFTKFYHGFCKQHLWPLFHYMLPLSPDLGGRFDRSLWQAYVSVNKIFADKVMEVISPDDDYVWVHDYHLMVLPTFLRKRFNRVKLGFFLHSPFPSSEIYRTLPVRDEILRALLNSDLIGFHTFDYARHFLSCCGRMLGLSYQSKRGYIGLEYYGRTVSIKILPVGIHIGQLQSVLNLPETAAKVAELRAQFRGQTVMLGVDDMDIFKGISLKLLAMEQLLMQHPENRGEVVLVQIANPARGRGRDVQEVQSETYATVKRINNRFGRPGYDPVVLIDTPLQLYERIAYYVIAECCLVTAVRDGMNLIPYEYIICRQGNEKLDETLGLDPSAPKKSMLVVSEFIGCSPSLSGAIRVNPWNIDAVAEAMDSALIVSEAEKQLRHEKHYRYVSTHDVPYWARSFLQDLERACGDHLRRRCWGIGFGLGFRVIALDPNFRKLSVEHIVSAYRRTKNRAILLDYDGTLMPTGSLNTTPNIEAVGILNNLCQDPKNLVFLVSGKDRKILTEWFSCCKKLGLAAENGYFIRPNHDSDWETCVSLPDFDWKQIAEPVMKLYTETTDGSTIETKESALVWNYLYADPDFGFCQAKELLDHLESVLANEPVSVKSGQHVVEVKPQGVNKGLVAEHLLTTMRQKGKLPDFVLCIGDDRSDEDMFEVIMHAKTSPRLSPVAEVFACTVGQKPSKAKYYVEDRSEILRMLQALANASEQAAKTAPTPASCGGLIINRE
- the LOC108463901 gene encoding inositol-tetrakisphosphate 1-kinase 1-like, translating into MAGEGRRFEIGYALLPKKENSFIRESLVKQARSRGIDLVKIDMGRPLADQGPFDCVLHKLYGEDWRSQLEDFRSQNPNAVIIDSPAAIERLHNRISMLQVVSELKIENQSETFGIPKQIVIYDRETLFDNQAWELLKFPVIAKPLVADGSAKSHKMALVFNHEGLNKLKPPIVLQEFINHGGVIFKVYVVGEYVKCVKRKSLPDVSQEKLNSLQGSLSFSQVSNLATHQKSDDKYYKMMHLEDTELPPQSFMTDIAKGLRRAMNLNLFNFDVIRDTRFGNRYLIIDINYFPGYAKMPGYETVLTDFFCDMVYSKERQVVVEKDSVEEYLQEAVVGNDGRLVLSCEKEIRKIVPNSCCSDGEEMENSIQV